In Bacillus sp. FJAT-45037, the following are encoded in one genomic region:
- a CDS encoding nicotinate phosphoribosyltransferase, whose translation MKKEIEMKMNGELERLTNRTFKFDQRIHEGWYSAVYFLKTKEIAKKYKKDKIVTMQFFQKEEAVLCGIDEAIALIHTFAEDPEDLEVYALHDGDKIKPFETVLTVRGPYHKFGNLEGIIDGILARRTSVATNVFRVVSAAKNKRVIFMGDRDDHFSNQAGDGYAAFIGGMSAQATHAMNEWWGEKGLGTMPHALIQLFNGDVVEASKAYYETYPDDDLIALVDYNNDVITDSLNVAREFGETLKGVRVDTSRTMIDQYFIRNQQILGSFDPRGVNIPLVHALRDALNKEGYHHVQIVVSGGFSADRIREFERSDAPVDVYGVGGSLLKLSIGFTGDNVLLDDEPEAKAGRRMNPNPRLKQVEYINTLPEL comes from the coding sequence ATGAAAAAAGAAATTGAAATGAAGATGAACGGGGAGTTAGAAAGGTTAACAAACCGCACATTTAAATTTGATCAACGCATTCATGAAGGCTGGTACTCAGCGGTTTATTTTCTGAAAACAAAAGAAATCGCCAAGAAGTACAAGAAGGATAAAATCGTCACAATGCAATTTTTTCAAAAGGAAGAAGCTGTATTATGTGGGATTGATGAAGCAATTGCTCTTATCCATACATTTGCAGAAGATCCTGAAGACCTAGAAGTTTATGCGCTTCATGATGGGGATAAAATTAAACCTTTTGAAACGGTCTTAACCGTGCGTGGGCCATATCATAAATTCGGGAACCTTGAAGGCATTATAGATGGAATTTTAGCTAGAAGAACGAGTGTCGCAACGAATGTTTTTCGTGTCGTCTCAGCAGCTAAGAACAAGCGAGTTATCTTTATGGGCGATCGTGATGATCATTTCAGCAATCAGGCTGGTGATGGCTACGCAGCGTTTATCGGTGGTATGTCTGCCCAAGCAACACATGCAATGAATGAATGGTGGGGAGAGAAAGGTCTTGGCACGATGCCACATGCATTAATTCAATTATTTAATGGCGATGTGGTTGAAGCATCCAAAGCTTATTACGAAACCTATCCAGATGACGATCTCATCGCACTAGTTGACTACAACAATGATGTCATTACAGATTCATTAAACGTAGCGAGGGAATTTGGAGAAACCTTAAAGGGAGTTCGAGTCGATACATCACGTACGATGATTGATCAATACTTCATACGTAATCAACAAATCCTTGGAAGCTTTGACCCTCGTGGTGTTAATATTCCTCTCGTCCATGCTTTGCGTGATGCTTTGAACAAAGAAGGCTATCACCATGTACAAATTGTCGTGAGTGGTGGATTCTCAGCTGATCGAATTCGTGAATTTGAGCGAAGTGATGCACCTGTTGATGTGTATGGAGTTGGTGGAAGTTTATTGAAGCTGTCAATTGGATTCACAGGTGATAATGTCTTACTTGATGATGAACCCGAAGCAAAAGCAGGCAGACGAATGAATCCGAACCCGCGTCTAAAACAAGTCGAATACATCAACACACTCCCTGAACTTTAA
- a CDS encoding YebC/PmpR family DNA-binding transcriptional regulator, with the protein MGRKWNNIKEKKAAKDKNTSRIYAKFGTEIYVVAKQGEPDPESNQALKFVLERAKTYNVPKHIIERAIEKAKGGAEANFDELRYEGFGPNGSMIIVDALTNNVNRTAAEVRAAFSKNGGNMGVNGSVAYMFDETAVIGVEGKTSDEALELLMEADVDVRDILEEDEVIITYADPDQFHAVLEAYKQAGIEEFTVAEITMLAQSEVELGEKDLEQFEQIIDTLEELEDVQRVHHNVDIGE; encoded by the coding sequence ATGGGTCGTAAATGGAATAATATTAAAGAGAAGAAAGCAGCAAAAGATAAAAATACGAGTCGGATTTATGCGAAGTTCGGAACAGAAATTTACGTCGTAGCCAAACAAGGGGAGCCTGATCCAGAATCGAACCAGGCGTTAAAGTTCGTCCTTGAACGTGCGAAAACATATAATGTTCCAAAGCACATCATCGAGCGCGCGATTGAAAAAGCAAAAGGTGGAGCGGAAGCGAACTTTGATGAGCTTCGCTACGAAGGATTCGGACCAAACGGATCAATGATCATTGTCGATGCCCTCACAAACAATGTCAATCGAACAGCGGCTGAAGTTCGTGCAGCGTTTTCGAAAAACGGAGGAAATATGGGTGTGAATGGTTCAGTCGCTTACATGTTTGATGAAACGGCTGTCATTGGTGTGGAAGGAAAAACTTCTGATGAAGCACTAGAATTATTAATGGAAGCGGATGTCGATGTTCGTGATATTTTAGAAGAAGATGAGGTTATCATTACATATGCCGACCCAGATCAATTCCACGCCGTCCTAGAAGCCTACAAGCAAGCAGGAATTGAGGAGTTCACAGTCGCTGAAATTACGATGCTCGCACAAAGTGAAGTCGAGCTTGGTGAAAAAGATCTAGAACAGTTTGAACAAATCATTGATACATTAGAAGAGTTAGAAGATGTCCAACGAGTGCATCATAATGTGGATATAGGAGAATAA
- a CDS encoding LytS/YhcK type 5TM receptor domain-containing protein gives MEETLLSNILFLLFFALFYLLITEYKQTNSWNRVILVFISGLAIIFCMLFPIPIGNGFIFDLRYIPFIIASLYGGFFIAIPLYILLNIVRFIIGGPGWLPSLLISSLALVTVPFLHTTFLALAPHKKALLASGVAFIHVVLYISALSFFFTSLTIEFFQTTAIIATIQTIGTLFISAVIILLLTLRTVPTR, from the coding sequence ATGGAGGAAACCTTACTATCCAATATATTATTTTTACTTTTTTTTGCGTTATTCTATTTATTAATTACTGAATACAAACAGACAAACAGCTGGAATCGAGTCATCTTGGTTTTTATCAGTGGGCTCGCGATCATCTTCTGTATGCTCTTTCCTATACCAATAGGGAATGGATTTATCTTTGACTTACGCTACATCCCCTTTATTATAGCGAGCTTATATGGAGGGTTTTTCATTGCCATTCCACTATACATCCTTTTGAATATCGTTCGATTTATCATTGGTGGACCTGGTTGGCTACCATCCTTACTGATATCAAGTTTAGCTCTCGTTACGGTTCCTTTTTTACATACAACGTTTCTTGCACTAGCACCACACAAAAAAGCCTTGCTGGCCTCAGGGGTTGCCTTTATTCATGTGGTTCTCTACATATCGGCCTTAAGTTTCTTTTTCACGTCACTGACGATCGAATTCTTTCAGACAACAGCAATTATCGCTACGATTCAAACCATTGGTACCCTCTTTATTTCGGCCGTCATTATACTCTTGCTTACATTAAGAACGGTGCCGACCAGATGA
- a CDS encoding SET domain-containing protein, with translation MIKIMNSTISDGEFNRGVFATEDIPKGTIIHEAPVIPCPIIEHILIEETTLSDYVYEYGKNHTALVLGYGSLINHSYTPNTIYEINFEQHTFDYYAYRDIKAGEEILINYNGEVDDDTPLWFMKDKEE, from the coding sequence ATGATAAAAATAATGAACTCGACCATCAGTGATGGGGAATTTAATAGAGGAGTATTCGCTACAGAAGATATTCCAAAAGGAACGATAATTCACGAAGCTCCTGTGATACCGTGCCCTATTATTGAACATATTCTCATAGAGGAAACCACGTTATCGGACTATGTTTATGAATACGGAAAGAACCATACGGCGCTTGTACTAGGCTATGGTAGTTTAATTAACCACTCTTACACCCCGAATACCATCTATGAAATTAACTTCGAGCAGCATACATTTGATTATTATGCTTACCGTGACATAAAAGCCGGCGAAGAGATTTTAATTAATTACAATGGTGAAGTCGATGACGACACACCTTTATGGTTCATGAAGGACAAGGAAGAATAG
- a CDS encoding (2Fe-2S) ferredoxin domain-containing protein: protein MATWDLSEMKHHLLLCNGGSCNNWGAEELTQAIRKEISKRNLDDAIHTTRTRCTGRCNDRCVAIVYPSGNWYKDLRPEDANQFVNSLVLQRDLTGKVSHTFTGEGFEREEGVSPGIPKDREKVKRVSKQY, encoded by the coding sequence ATGGCAACGTGGGATTTAAGTGAGATGAAGCATCATTTATTGTTATGTAATGGGGGAAGTTGTAATAATTGGGGCGCAGAGGAGTTAACTCAAGCGATTCGAAAAGAAATATCAAAAAGGAATCTAGATGACGCTATTCATACGACACGAACTCGTTGTACTGGAAGATGCAATGATCGCTGTGTTGCTATTGTTTACCCATCTGGTAATTGGTATAAGGATTTAAGGCCTGAAGATGCTAATCAATTTGTTAATTCACTTGTTTTACAGCGCGATTTAACAGGTAAGGTAAGTCATACATTTACAGGAGAAGGGTTCGAGAGAGAAGAGGGTGTCTCTCCAGGAATTCCAAAAGACCGTGAAAAAGTAAAAAGAGTATCAAAGCAGTACTAA
- a CDS encoding CobW family GTP-binding protein, with translation MVFAKAKKIPVTILTGYLGAGKTTLLNRILTEKHNKKVAVIVNEFGEVGIDNQLVVDSEEEIVEMNNGCICCTVRGDLIKILRTLHYSMEQDQVHFDQVIIETTGLADPAPVAQTFFVDEVLRDVFEVDSIVTVVDSLHIAKHLHKKDEAQEQIAFADVIVFNKTDLINEKELKRIEARVSQMNPTAKRLYSENCEINLKDVLDIHSFNVDHKLYVNPHFLEDHHHHDHDDRVSSVSFQEERPLDMQKVDRWISYLVQEKGEDLLRYKGILHVKDMQERIVFQGLHMLFTGKPDRKWQVGETKKTELVFIGRNLDKLALEKQFKECIVS, from the coding sequence ATGGTATTTGCCAAAGCGAAGAAGATACCAGTAACGATATTAACAGGCTATTTAGGAGCTGGAAAAACAACACTACTTAATCGAATTTTAACTGAAAAACATAATAAAAAAGTGGCAGTCATTGTTAATGAATTTGGGGAAGTAGGAATTGATAACCAATTAGTAGTGGATTCCGAAGAAGAAATTGTTGAAATGAATAACGGTTGTATTTGCTGCACCGTTCGAGGTGATTTAATAAAGATTCTTCGCACATTGCATTATTCTATGGAGCAAGATCAAGTTCATTTTGACCAAGTTATCATTGAAACTACCGGACTTGCCGATCCGGCTCCTGTTGCCCAAACCTTTTTTGTTGATGAAGTGTTGCGAGATGTATTTGAGGTCGATAGCATTGTTACCGTAGTCGATAGCTTGCATATCGCTAAGCACTTGCATAAAAAGGACGAAGCCCAAGAACAAATCGCCTTTGCCGATGTTATTGTCTTTAACAAGACAGACTTAATCAATGAGAAAGAGTTAAAGAGGATTGAGGCGCGTGTTAGTCAGATGAACCCTACAGCAAAACGCCTTTATTCAGAGAACTGTGAAATTAACTTGAAAGATGTTTTAGATATTCATAGCTTTAATGTCGATCATAAATTATATGTAAATCCCCACTTTTTAGAAGATCATCATCATCATGACCATGATGACCGTGTATCATCAGTTTCATTTCAAGAAGAGCGACCATTGGATATGCAAAAAGTAGATAGATGGATAAGTTATCTAGTCCAAGAAAAAGGAGAAGATCTTTTACGGTATAAAGGCATCCTACATGTGAAAGATATGCAAGAACGTATAGTCTTCCAAGGGTTGCACATGTTGTTTACTGGTAAACCTGATCGCAAGTGGCAAGTTGGTGAGACGAAGAAAACGGAACTTGTCTTTATTGGACGTAATTTAGATAAATTAGCACTTGAGAAACAATTTAAGGAATGTATCGTGAGTTAA
- a CDS encoding class I SAM-dependent methyltransferase encodes MEYWYEEHFNEDYLMVYKHRNDELAQHELQKLMTFIPYKKGQYLLDLCCGNGRHSRWFFKKGLHVTGVDLSETLLEDAKKQQGSEDIQYIRSDMRHITFLNQFDVVVNLFTSFGYFEDDLENEQVLKNAYNALVPQGYFIFDYLNPAFLEKNLVPFSKEVIDQLSILQYRTIEDNTVIKKIKIEDQEGSKRQYEERVKLYSREQLDNMIKQSGFQINHTFGDYDGSLYNKTQSSRLIYVCQK; translated from the coding sequence GTGGAGTACTGGTACGAGGAACATTTTAATGAAGATTACCTTATGGTCTACAAACATCGAAATGATGAGTTAGCACAACATGAATTGCAAAAGCTCATGACTTTTATTCCATATAAAAAGGGTCAGTATCTATTAGACTTATGTTGCGGAAATGGCAGACATAGTCGTTGGTTCTTTAAGAAAGGCTTGCATGTTACTGGGGTCGATTTATCTGAAACGTTGTTAGAAGATGCAAAGAAACAACAAGGATCTGAAGATATTCAATATATTAGAAGTGACATGCGTCATATTACATTTCTAAACCAGTTTGATGTAGTTGTTAATTTATTTACAAGTTTTGGTTATTTTGAGGATGATTTAGAGAATGAGCAAGTACTAAAAAATGCATATAATGCTTTAGTACCGCAGGGCTATTTTATATTTGATTATTTAAATCCGGCATTTCTTGAGAAAAACTTAGTTCCATTTTCAAAAGAGGTAATTGATCAGTTATCAATTCTTCAATATCGAACCATTGAAGATAATACGGTCATTAAAAAAATTAAAATAGAAGATCAAGAAGGTTCAAAAAGACAATATGAGGAACGAGTCAAATTATACTCAAGAGAACAATTGGATAATATGATTAAGCAAAGTGGGTTTCAAATCAATCATACATTTGGAGATTATGATGGCTCATTGTATAACAAAACTCAATCCTCAAGATTGATCTATGTTTGCCAAAAATAG
- a CDS encoding FecCD family ABC transporter permease, with protein sequence MTLSVMFGPISISAITVWKIFFSKWTFFESYIVNDWTTAQEQIIWELRFPRVILAALVGSGLAIVGVAIQALVRNSLADPYILGVSSGASVGATLVIIFGAFNVFGQYALSTAAFLGSLVSVLLVFVLAQVRGRISTVRLLLAGIAISMMLSAVTSYIVISAPREAGIRDAMFWMMGSVAGAKWSQLPLPLISLTIGMIVLLVLARPLNVMLMGEDTASTLGLNSNLFKKILIVLTALLTGVIVSISGAIGFIGLMVPHMVRLMVGSNHRYVLPISALVGAVFLIWADFIARTIVAPQELPIGIITALCGGPFFIWLLRRNSYSFGAGEGK encoded by the coding sequence ATGACGCTTTCTGTTATGTTTGGACCTATTTCAATCTCTGCAATAACTGTTTGGAAGATATTTTTTTCGAAATGGACTTTTTTTGAATCGTATATTGTCAATGATTGGACAACAGCTCAAGAACAGATCATTTGGGAATTGCGATTTCCAAGGGTTATCCTAGCAGCGTTAGTAGGCTCGGGTTTAGCCATAGTGGGAGTAGCGATCCAAGCACTTGTAAGAAATTCCTTAGCAGACCCATATATTCTAGGTGTATCTTCAGGAGCTTCTGTGGGTGCGACGCTTGTCATTATTTTTGGTGCATTCAATGTATTTGGACAATACGCACTCTCTACTGCAGCATTTCTTGGCTCGTTAGTGTCTGTCTTATTAGTATTTGTACTTGCACAAGTGCGAGGAAGAATTTCTACAGTTCGACTACTTCTTGCTGGGATTGCGATTTCTATGATGCTCTCAGCCGTGACTAGCTATATTGTGATTTCTGCACCGAGAGAAGCAGGTATTCGGGATGCAATGTTTTGGATGATGGGTAGTGTTGCTGGAGCTAAATGGAGTCAATTACCTCTTCCGTTGATCAGTTTAACGATTGGTATGATTGTTCTGCTAGTCCTAGCAAGACCGTTAAATGTCATGTTAATGGGTGAAGATACAGCATCTACTTTAGGTCTAAATAGTAATTTATTTAAAAAGATACTTATTGTATTGACGGCGCTACTGACTGGAGTCATCGTCTCCATTAGTGGAGCAATTGGGTTTATCGGCTTAATGGTTCCTCATATGGTCAGGTTGATGGTTGGATCAAATCACCGTTACGTCTTGCCTATTAGTGCATTAGTCGGGGCCGTGTTTCTAATATGGGCTGATTTTATTGCTAGAACAATCGTGGCTCCACAAGAATTACCGATAGGGATTATTACAGCATTATGCGGAGGGCCATTTTTTATATGGTTACTTAGAAGGAATTCGTATTCTTTTGGGGCAGGTGAAGGAAAATGA
- a CDS encoding ABC transporter ATP-binding protein: MKLRVDKASTDINDQRIVEEISFYVQEGEFVGVIGPNGSGKSTLLKTMYRVLKPSAGNVYLDDEDIQSYTHRNFAKQLAVVGQESSVPFDFSVKDIVLMGRNPHKRFLEQETKDDLKLVEESLLEVGLGGYGKRGFVTLSGGEKQRVLIARAFAQTPNVFLLDEPTNHLDIHHQLHMLDVLKRSSITVLAALHDLNLAASYCDRLIVLKNGKLEMCGTPEETLTEELLLDVFNVKARICRHQLTNKVQIMYVSESMEKDIRLNQVKKWIQS; the protein is encoded by the coding sequence ATGAAGTTACGAGTAGATAAAGCCTCAACCGATATAAATGACCAAAGAATTGTAGAAGAGATAAGTTTTTATGTTCAAGAAGGTGAATTTGTTGGGGTTATCGGACCCAATGGAAGTGGGAAGTCAACTTTACTTAAAACGATGTATCGAGTGCTAAAGCCGAGCGCTGGAAATGTATACTTAGATGATGAAGACATTCAATCATATACACATCGGAACTTTGCTAAACAGTTAGCTGTAGTGGGACAAGAAAGTTCCGTTCCTTTTGATTTCTCAGTCAAAGATATTGTACTGATGGGGAGGAATCCTCATAAACGCTTTTTAGAACAAGAGACAAAAGACGACCTAAAGCTTGTCGAGGAGTCGTTGCTAGAAGTGGGATTAGGTGGATATGGAAAGCGAGGCTTTGTTACATTATCAGGCGGGGAAAAACAACGTGTACTAATTGCTAGAGCCTTCGCTCAAACTCCAAATGTCTTTCTATTAGATGAGCCGACCAATCATCTCGATATTCACCACCAGCTTCACATGCTAGATGTCTTAAAGCGTTCAAGTATCACTGTTCTTGCTGCACTACATGATTTAAATCTAGCAGCCTCTTATTGTGATCGACTAATTGTTTTGAAAAACGGTAAATTAGAGATGTGTGGAACTCCTGAAGAAACGCTAACAGAAGAGCTATTATTAGATGTATTTAATGTGAAGGCGAGGATCTGTAGGCACCAATTAACCAATAAAGTGCAAATAATGTATGTATCAGAGAGTATGGAAAAAGACATTAGACTAAACCAAGTAAAAAAATGGATACAAAGTTAA
- a CDS encoding ABC transporter substrate-binding protein has product MKKLILAMIIVAFIVGCSNAQEANQTMVDKNDDSTDNVVEIQNGDRMLTILEVPQRAVSLNQHVTEVMLALGLEEHMVGTAYLDDEVLSEFKEAYESIPVIAERYPSQEVFLDVEPDFAYAGWGSAFNEEAIGTVEQLNSFGIDAYLHQSSTKVGPKLEDIYEDIRNIASIFDVEDRGKKLIDTIDEDIHQLKDRIPANELETNVFVYDSGDTAPLTVGQNFLNQIITIAGASNIFADLDKNWAEVSWEEVVERNPEVIIIVDYGETTIEQKREQLLTHPALTGVKAIQDENFITMPLSAAAEGVRVATALEILIEGLYE; this is encoded by the coding sequence ATGAAAAAACTAATATTAGCAATGATAATAGTAGCATTCATTGTTGGGTGCTCAAATGCTCAAGAAGCTAATCAAACGATGGTAGATAAAAATGATGACTCAACTGACAATGTAGTAGAAATTCAGAACGGAGACCGTATGTTAACGATCTTAGAGGTACCACAACGTGCCGTTAGCTTAAATCAACATGTAACAGAGGTGATGTTAGCTCTTGGATTAGAAGAACATATGGTTGGAACTGCTTATTTAGATGATGAAGTATTGTCTGAGTTTAAAGAAGCGTATGAATCTATACCAGTGATTGCCGAACGCTATCCATCACAAGAGGTCTTTTTAGATGTTGAGCCAGACTTTGCCTATGCTGGTTGGGGAAGTGCCTTCAATGAAGAAGCAATTGGTACAGTTGAACAACTTAATAGTTTTGGAATTGATGCATACTTACATCAATCCTCGACAAAAGTCGGTCCAAAATTAGAAGATATTTATGAAGATATCCGTAATATAGCATCAATTTTTGATGTTGAAGATCGTGGAAAAAAATTAATCGATACAATCGATGAAGATATTCATCAATTAAAAGATCGTATTCCAGCAAATGAGCTAGAAACAAATGTATTTGTCTATGACAGTGGTGATACAGCTCCACTCACAGTCGGGCAAAACTTCTTAAATCAGATCATTACAATCGCAGGAGCATCAAATATTTTTGCTGATTTGGATAAGAATTGGGCAGAAGTAAGCTGGGAGGAAGTGGTAGAACGTAATCCTGAAGTCATTATCATTGTAGACTATGGGGAAACAACAATCGAACAAAAGCGCGAACAGTTACTTACCCACCCTGCTTTAACAGGAGTAAAAGCGATTCAAGATGAAAATTTTATCACTATGCCACTTTCTGCAGCGGCAGAAGGGGTTCGAGTAGCAACTGCATTAGAGATATTAATTGAGGGTCTATATGAGTAA
- the sufU gene encoding Fe-S cluster assembly sulfur transfer protein SufU, with product MLHDLYRKVVMDHAKYRRNTGVLVGDSVKKVHYKNPTCGDVITLYVDIEQDYLRNISFEGEGCSISMAASSMMTELIKGKSLDDISLLRSEFEQLIRTGKQTDEKIDLEDTLSLEGVHKLRARHNCALMAWQALDRVLANVEDYKGIKA from the coding sequence ATGTTACATGATTTATATAGAAAAGTAGTCATGGATCATGCAAAATATCGCCGTAATACTGGAGTACTTGTTGGAGATTCTGTGAAAAAGGTCCATTATAAGAATCCTACATGTGGTGATGTCATTACTTTATACGTTGATATTGAACAAGATTATTTAAGAAATATTTCTTTTGAGGGAGAAGGGTGTAGCATAAGCATGGCTGCCTCTTCAATGATGACCGAGTTAATTAAAGGGAAGTCTTTAGATGACATCTCTTTACTCCGAAGTGAATTTGAACAGCTCATCCGAACAGGAAAGCAGACCGATGAAAAGATTGACTTAGAAGATACTCTTTCCTTAGAAGGTGTTCATAAGTTAAGAGCGAGGCATAACTGTGCGTTGATGGCATGGCAAGCATTAGATAGAGTCTTAGCAAATGTAGAGGACTACAAAGGAATCAAAGCGTAA
- a CDS encoding CobW family GTP-binding protein, protein MKKQVEVVILSGFLGSGKSTLLTRMIKNEIEKERKIAVLMNELGKVSIDSAIIPEDVPLKEMLDGCICCTIQGELSVQLKELTEEKELDIIYIEATGVAHPLDVLEACTHPLLVELTQIKAVITVINAKQWLENKLNNMLKKLITHQVKFADVILVNKIDQITEKELLKVQETIKEENPQALQLATTYSDMDLSILDQPLFLEQKKRDQGEEFRADVKSLHLKTCVISITQPIERMLLEDFLEKNKETLLRVKGFIRLTESPAMYLLNYAYGYPMYERVKGEVTVEPVLVFIGQHLDKAQLEYQLEQDVFQVNRC, encoded by the coding sequence ATGAAAAAGCAAGTAGAAGTGGTCATTTTAAGCGGATTTTTAGGAAGTGGTAAGAGTACATTATTAACTAGGATGATTAAGAACGAAATAGAAAAAGAGCGTAAAATAGCGGTGCTAATGAATGAACTCGGAAAAGTGAGTATTGATTCAGCCATCATTCCTGAAGATGTGCCATTAAAAGAAATGTTAGATGGGTGCATCTGTTGTACGATACAAGGAGAGCTAAGTGTCCAATTGAAGGAGTTAACGGAAGAAAAAGAGCTTGATATCATCTATATCGAGGCTACAGGAGTAGCCCATCCATTAGATGTTCTCGAAGCTTGCACTCACCCCCTCTTAGTTGAATTAACTCAGATAAAAGCTGTTATTACGGTTATTAATGCGAAGCAATGGTTAGAAAATAAGTTGAATAACATGCTAAAAAAATTAATTACACACCAAGTTAAGTTTGCAGATGTTATTCTCGTGAATAAAATCGACCAAATCACTGAAAAAGAATTATTAAAAGTGCAAGAAACAATTAAAGAGGAGAATCCTCAAGCACTCCAATTGGCTACAACATACTCAGATATGGACTTATCTATCCTAGATCAACCTTTATTTCTCGAACAAAAGAAGCGCGATCAAGGAGAAGAGTTTCGAGCTGATGTTAAGAGTTTGCACTTAAAGACATGTGTCATTTCAATTACTCAACCTATTGAGCGAATGCTGCTTGAAGATTTTTTAGAGAAAAACAAGGAAACATTGTTGCGAGTTAAAGGATTTATTCGTTTGACAGAAAGCCCTGCTATGTATTTACTGAATTATGCTTATGGATACCCGATGTATGAACGCGTGAAAGGTGAAGTAACGGTTGAGCCTGTCCTCGTGTTTATCGGACAACATCTAGACAAAGCACAGTTAGAATATCAATTAGAACAAGATGTATTTCAAGTCAACCGTTGTTGA
- a CDS encoding DUF6254 family protein yields the protein MSQSKSQETRQWHQRKETQHPHGKIKSLKTLSEETKKQ from the coding sequence ATGTCACAATCAAAATCACAAGAAACACGACAATGGCACCAACGTAAGGAGACTCAGCATCCTCATGGCAAAATCAAATCCTTAAAAACTTTGTCAGAAGAGACAAAAAAACAATAG
- a CDS encoding thioredoxin family protein yields MKELTTIDQVDTFTKDHEFSFIYISRTNCGVCHALLPQVKDMLSRYPLIQQGYVNADKLEEIAGKLSIFTVPVMIFFIDGHEYLREARFVHVEELERKINKLYSIHSED; encoded by the coding sequence ATGAAAGAGTTAACTACCATTGATCAAGTTGATACTTTTACGAAAGACCATGAATTTAGTTTCATCTACATCTCTAGAACCAATTGCGGCGTCTGCCATGCTTTATTGCCACAGGTCAAGGACATGCTCTCACGCTACCCTCTCATTCAACAAGGGTATGTCAATGCTGACAAGCTAGAAGAAATCGCTGGTAAATTATCGATCTTTACTGTGCCTGTTATGATATTTTTTATCGATGGCCACGAATATTTAAGAGAAGCAAGATTTGTGCATGTAGAAGAACTCGAGAGAAAAATAAATAAACTTTACTCCATTCACAGCGAAGACTAA
- a CDS encoding TetR/AcrR family transcriptional regulator translates to MDGFQRRKEQKKKNILAAALDLFMEYGVQKVSIAEIANKANVSQVTIYNYFESKHKLIHDVFIHYVDGVSTDFEQTVLSERPFPEKVKALIFNKTQMAAQIHEEFYQYIMKEYSIEGNYIEKIYVEKTLPYFTTLFQQGKEQGYVDPNLSDQAIIFYIQMLKDTFQREDAYKTMLPLTEDITNIFFYGIIGKRSEESIKKD, encoded by the coding sequence ATGGACGGTTTTCAACGACGGAAAGAACAGAAGAAAAAAAACATCTTAGCTGCTGCCTTAGACTTATTTATGGAATATGGCGTTCAAAAAGTATCGATTGCTGAAATCGCCAATAAAGCTAACGTATCTCAAGTGACAATTTACAATTACTTCGAAAGCAAACATAAATTAATTCATGATGTCTTTATCCATTATGTAGACGGAGTTTCCACAGACTTTGAGCAAACGGTCTTATCAGAAAGGCCTTTTCCTGAGAAGGTTAAAGCTCTCATCTTTAATAAAACACAAATGGCTGCTCAAATTCATGAAGAGTTTTATCAATATATAATGAAAGAGTACTCAATAGAAGGAAATTATATAGAGAAGATATATGTAGAAAAAACGCTCCCTTATTTCACCACCCTTTTTCAACAAGGGAAAGAACAAGGATATGTCGACCCGAACCTTTCAGACCAAGCGATTATTTTCTATATCCAAATGCTAAAGGACACGTTTCAACGCGAAGACGCCTACAAAACAATGCTCCCGCTCACAGAAGATATTACAAATATTTTCTTCTACGGGATTATTGGAAAAAGAAGCGAAGAATCCATAAAAAAAGACTAG